A window of Candidatus Omnitrophota bacterium genomic DNA:
CCGTCGTCAAAGCGGTGATCGTCAGAACTACTAAGGAAATCAAGCGCCCCGACGGCTCCACCATCCGTTTCGATAACAACGCCGCCGTATTGGTCAATGAAGCGGGCGATCCCATCGGAACCCGCATCTTCGGACCCGTCGCCCGCGAATTGCGCGACCGCAAGTTCATGAAAATCATATCTCTCGCCCCGGAGGTTTTATGATGGAAAAGATTCGTTTCAAAAAGGGGGATGTGGTTCAAGTGATTACCGGCGACGATTTGGGTAAAACGGGTAAAATTCTGCGCATCAACCGCAAAAAAGGCCGCCTCGTCGTGCAAGGGGTGAATATGCAGAAAAAACACCAAAAAAAGGATCCCCAAAGCAACCGTCCCGGCGGGATTATCGAACGCGAAGGCTCGATCCACCCCTCCAACGTCCGTTTGGTGAAATGATAAGTAAAAAAAATGAACGAGAAAAAAAAGAAAACCAAATCCGAAGATAAAGTCGAAATGACCGTGGTGAAGGGATACCGCTCCCGTCTCGAGATCGACTATAAAGAGCGCATTGTCCCGGAAATGATTAAGGCTTTCGGATATAAAAATGTTATGGAAGTCCCTCGGTTGACGAAAGTCGTCCTCAACATGGGCATCGGCGAAGGCAGCCGCGACGCCA
This region includes:
- the rplN gene encoding 50S ribosomal protein L14, which codes for MIQEYTNLVVADNSGARKIRCFKVLGGSRRRYAGIGDIIVASVREAIPESNVKKGAVVKAVIVRTTKEIKRPDGSTIRFDNNAAVLVNEAGDPIGTRIFGPVARELRDRKFMKIISLAPEVL
- the rplX gene encoding 50S ribosomal protein L24, producing the protein MMEKIRFKKGDVVQVITGDDLGKTGKILRINRKKGRLVVQGVNMQKKHQKKDPQSNRPGGIIEREGSIHPSNVRLVK